GGTGATTCTGCCAGTCGTAGTGTCGGGCGGGTATCTCTACACAGTCGCACGTGACCAATACGCAAGCCATGTCGGCTTTTCGGTGCGCACAGAGGAAATCGGTTCTGCCATCGAGCTCTTGGGCGGCATCACCGAATTGTCGGGGTCCAGCTCTTCGGACACGGATATTCTCTACGAATTCATCCAGAGCCCGCAAATCGTGCGCGCCGTCCACGATCAACTTGATATGGCACGGATTTACCAGCGCTCCGGCGATCCGGTTTTCACGCTCGGCGACGATACAAGGATCGAGGCGTTGCTGTCCTATTGGCAGCGCATGGTCAAGATTTTCTATGACCGCAGCAGTGGTCTTGTGGAAATCCGCGTGCTCGCCTTTGAGCCGCAAGATGCCAGAGCCGTGGCAGAGGTTGTGTTTGCCGAGAGCAGCAACATGATCAACCAGCTGTCGGCCATCGCCCGCGCCGACGCCATGCGCTACGCCGAAGAAGAACTGGCGCGCGCCGAGGATCGGCTCAAAGTATCCAACCGGTCGCTCACCAGTTTCCGCAACCGGACACAGATCGTCGATCCGGCGGCCGATGTTCAGGGGCAAATGGGTCTGCTGAATTCGCTCAGCGCACAGATGGCTGAGGCACAAATCGAGCTCGAGCTTTTGCTCGATAATGCCAACGAAAGCGACCCGCGCGTCAATCAGGCCAACCGCAAGATTGCGGCGATCCAGAAACTGATCAACGAAGAGCGGTCGGCTTTCGGTGGCGCTTCTGGTGTGTCCGGGGTTCAGCAGTATTCCGAATTGATCGAAGAGTATCAGGCTCTCGAACTCGAGCGGCAATTCGCCGAAAAGAGCTATCTTTCTGCGCTTGCCGCGCGCGACGTTGCCTTGGCCGAAGCGCAGCGGCAATCGCGCTATCTGGCCACCCATATTTCCCCGACCTTGGCCGAAACCGCCGAGTATCCACAGCGCGAATTGCTGTTGCTGATGATCTCAGGCTTCCTGCTCTTGTCTTGGTCGGTCCTGGTGATGGTCTATTACTCCCTGCGCGACAGGCGCTGAGCGGACACGTCCGATGATCGAGATACGCAACCTGTGCAAGACCTTCGTGCTCAACGGGCGGCGCAAGGTGGTTGCTGACAACATTTCCGCGGTTTTCCCGGATCGCACGGCGGTGGCCATTCTCGGTCGTAATGGTGCGGGCAAGTCGAGCCTGCTCAAGATGTTGTCGGGGTCCATGGACCCCGACAGCGGAGAGGTGATCAGCACCGGCACGATTTCTTGGCCAGTGGGCTTTGCCGGTAGCTTCCATCCTGAGATGACCGGGCTACAGAATGTCCGCTTCATTGCCCGGGTATATGGCGTCGATACTGCGGAACTTGTCGATTTCGTCGCTGATTTCGCGGGGCTGGGCCAGCATTTCAACTTGCCGGTGCGCACCTATTCCTCGGGCATGCGCTCGCGCCTCGCGTTTGGGGTGTCGATGGGCATCCACTTTGAAACCTATCTCGTGGACGAGGTGACAGCGGTCGGCGATGCTGCCTTTCGTGAAAAATCCGAATTGCTTTTTGCTGAGCGGATCACGCAGAGCGGGGCGATCATGGTGACGCATAACATGGGGCAGGTTAAACGCCTCTGCTCGCTTGCCGGTGTGCTCGAGGATGGGCATCTCAGCCTTTATGACGATGTCGACGCGGCCATCGCGCACCATCAGGAATTGATGAAAAGCGACAAGGCGGCTTCGGGCTGATTATGCCCTGACCGCGCAAACGTTTCTGTTACACCGGCGTTTTCAGGCGTCCGTGTCACGGGGCACGGGGGCGCGGTTGTCAAAGCCGAATTGCGCCAGAAGAGCCTCGTTATGCGGTCTAAACTGCTCTTCCAGCCAAGCGACCCGTTCTGGATTGCGGCCCATATCCGGTTCCTGCGTGTGGTGAAACGCATTAAGAAACATTTGCTTAATGTCGTCATCAGCACAGGCCGGATCCAGCATGGATGCCGCGATGATATCGCAGTCCTGCATCCTTAAAGAGGGGTTGGTCTCGTGATGCGGAACGTCCCAGACCATATCTTGAGGCTGGCCCAGAACGGTATCGAGAACAGATTTGATGTTGCGATGGCTGTCCAGAATGATCGGCAGCTCGGGAAACAGCTTGCTCCAATTCGTCAGATAGGCGGCGGGCTTCATCGTGTCGATCCGACGTTTGGCAAAGGTCTCGAAATCGCGGCCCCCATAAGGTTTGCGCTCTGCCAGAAAGGTATCGAAAAACTGCTTCATGAATTGCGAATAGTCACCAAACACGAAATCACTGAATGGGCGCAGGAAGACCAGCAGTTGCACAGCAATCCCGGCCTTTTTGGTGATCTCGGCAAGCGCAGTGCCCCGCTTTGACAGCGAATAGAGATCCTCATGACTCAGCACCACCGTATGCGCCCCCTCTGCGAACATGGCGTCGATCTCGGCTTGGCTGATCTCTGCCAGATGCGCAGCATTGCCCGGATGCGAGCCCTCAGGCGCAGGATAGTGAATGCCCTGCCGCAAGAGCGTCTCAGAATTCTGCACCATCACGCGCTGGAGGTAGGTCGAGCCACATTTGGGCGAGCCGATGTGCAGAATGATCTTTTGTGCCATGGTGCAGATATCTAGATTCGTGCAAGCTGTGTGGCAAGCCGATTGGCAAGATCGTCGATCATGTCTTCGGGATGACTGCCTAGATCGCGCAGATCAATCTCGCGTTCAGATTGGCTCACGGGTGCTGCGTGCCATGCGAGGCCAAGTGCGTCGGCCAAATCCGGTGCCGTGGCAGGCACCGACAGGATGGCAGGGCTCAACCGGCTCAGGTCCTTTGGGCCAAATCCATTGGTCACAACCCGTACCCCGGCCGCAGCCATTTCCAGCGGTGGATGGCTGGGATGAGGCGAATACATCAGCGACAATCCCACATCGACGGTACCTAAATAGTCGGGATAATCTTCCCAAGGCAACTTACCGAGGCTCCGCAAAATATGCCCGCCCGGCAGGGCGACATCACTGTGATGCTGGCCGATGGATACAAGCTCGATATCCTCAGGGCCCAAATTCTCTTTGCTGACAAACCGCGCAAGCGCCTCGATTGCGGTGGCATACATATTGCGCGGCACATCTGGCCGCCCATAGAGCGCCAGACGGCGCGGCCCCTTGCCCGCTGCTCGGCGCGCAACATGGCTATAGCGTTCAATGTCGATCGACGGGTGAAACGCCAGAACATCCCCGGTGGCAAAGCCGAACCCCTGCTCGGAAAACCAGTCGCGCAACAGGGTGGTGTTGAACACCGGCTCGAAATCAAAGTGATAGCTGGCCATGGCATCGGCGAATTCCGGGCCCCAGGCATAGAAATGCGGCTCGTAATCCTGAATGAGATAGAGAAACCGGGTTTGCGCCATCTCATGCCGCCGGATCAACCTTTCGGCGACATGCGCGCTCCACCATGCCGTGGCCATGAACATATCCCCGGAATGGAGCGGTAGGGTTTCGTTCTGCACGCCGCAGAGCAGGCTGATGCGCGCGGCTGTCGCTTCCCGGTCCTGCCCCTGCCCAAGGCGCCCCAAAAAAAGCTGCGTGGTGCCCGGAGAGGACATCGGGAGATCGGTGGCAATGAAGCGCACAGGATAACCCCGCACCGCAAGACCCAGCCCGATGTCCAACGCTGTGGCGATCCCGGCAAAGATTTCCGTAGGATTGAGCGTTGGCACCAGAATGTTCAGCGCGGCATGGGGTGCCGAGAACTCCGGCACAAAGCGCGGTTCCTTGCGCAGATCAACAATGCTCTCGTGCTTGACCGGTGGCTTTGCCGGTGCTGTCAGGTTGCGCGGCGGTCGCGGTGACATCCCCGGCGAGAGCGAATAAAGCCGTGTGTCAAATCCGTCGATCGCGCTCTTGAGGCCTGGCCCAAACGCTTCCCGCAGCGTCCAGACGGCACGGCCGATACTGACCACGGCAAATCCCGCTGCGATCCGTGCTAACCCCGCATGCCCCTGCAGGCCCAACACAACCGCATCGCGCAAATGTGTCCCCATGCCGCGCATCCGCCGCAGATAGGGGCGCAGCGGCGCGGTTTTGGCCTCGCCATGGCTCAGGCTGCCATCGGTAACGGCATCGCTCAGCCGGTTATAGGTCGATTGCCCAAGGTATCGCGCCAGCGCATAGGCAGTCGCCTCCTTGCGCATCCACATGGCATCGGGGCGCTTCCAGCGCGGTCCTCGGGGCTGGGTGCGGTCAATCGCGCCCATCACATTGCTCTGATGCTGGCGATAATCAACCAAGGGCGTGTCGATCAGATGCACGCCGCCCGTTGCCGCGGCCAACAGGCCAAGCCAGAGGTCATGGTAAAAATGCACCCCGCTTTGCGGCGGAAAGGGTAGCGCCAACCGCACCAGCCGGGGCCGCATCAGCGTGGTCATGCCAGTGATGTTATTGCGATAGAGCAGGCCGCGCAGACCGGGGTTTTTCTTGCGCCGCTCAAAGGCGAACATCGAGCGGTGCAGCACGGTTGTGCCATCCGGCCCGACGAGGCGCGCATCGCTATGCACAAGATCGGCACCGCTTTTGACCAGGGCTGCAACGCCGCGCTCCAGACGATCCGCATGCCAGATGTCATCCTGATCGCAAAGGGCGATGAGCGCTGCGTCTTCGCCCAGTCCCTCGGCGTCGATCAGGCGTAGCGCCTCGCTTAGCCCCGCCTCAAAGGCGCGCACAGAATCTAGCGCGACATCGCCGGAAACCATCGTCAGCGGCAGGCCCGGTGCTACAGCCATCGCCGTCTCGAGGACCAGATCCTTGGAACAGGTGTCCGCGATAACGGCCACCAAATGACAGTCGGTATGAGTCTGCGCCACAAGCGACTGGATCTGCGCCGCCAGATACTCAGGCTCCGGCTGAAATACAGCCATTATGATGAAAATGCGCGGCGTCATCATGTCCTGAGTGATCGAAATAGTCTCTGCGCTCTAACCGAGCCCTCCTGCCAATGCAAGCTGCGCACGTCCGACATGGGTGGTTCGGCTTGCCTTACCTCTCTTGTCATTCGACCGTAACAGATTTTGCAAGGTTTCTGGGCTGATCCACATCGGTCCCTTTGGCCACGGCGGTGTGATAGGCGATCAACTGTGCGGGCAGGGCATAGAGGATGGGTGCCAGAATGGGATCGGTATCGGGCAGGGTGATGGTCTGCCACACGCAATCGCCTGCCTGCGTCACACCCCGCGCATCCGACACCAGAAGGATACGACCGCCGCGCGCCATAACCTCTTGCATGTTGGAAACGGTCTTGTCGAACAGCGCATCGCAGGGTGCCATAACAACCACCGGCATCGTCTCGTCGATCAGCGCAATTGGTCCATGCTTCAACTCGCCCGAGGCATAGGCCTCGGCATGAATATAACTGATTTCCTTGAGCTTCAGCGCACCCTCCAGCGCCAGTGGATACATCAATCCACGCCCGAGAAACAGCGCACTAGGTGCAGTCGCAAGCTGGCGCGCGATGGCTCTGATCTGTTCGTTGCGCTCCATCGCGGTATTGAACGTGGCGGGCAAGGCGCGCAGCCCGGACAAGAGATCCGCCAGACGTTCCGCCCCGACATGGCCCCGGTCCTGGGCCGCCTTGAGCGCCAAAAGCAGGAGCACGGTCAACTGACAGGTAAAGGCCTTGGTCGAGGCCACGCCAATCTCGGCCCCGGCATGAATCGATAGCGCCAGATCGCTTTCGCGGGCGATGGAACTCTCGGGCACATTGACCACGGACACGATTTTTGCCGCGCGCCCCTGCATATAGCGCAGTGCTGCCAGCGTATCGGCGGTCTCGCCGGATTGGCTGACAAAGAGCGCGGTTGTGCCGGGGCTCACGGGCGGCTCACGATAGCGGAACTCAGAGGCGATATCGACCTCGACCGGCAGGCGTGCCAATTGTTCGAACCAGTATTTCGCAGTGAGACAGGCGTAATAGGCGGTACCGCAGGCCACCAGCGTCAGCCGCTCCACTTTTGCAAAGTCCGGCACGCCTTCTGGCAGGGTCAGGCAGGTTCCATCGCTGCTCAGGTAATGCCCAAGCGCCGCGCCGATCACCGAAGGTTGTTCGGCGATTTCCTTGGCCATGAAATGCCTGTGCCCGGCCTTGTCAACGCGGGCGGCCTCGATCTCGATGGTCTTGATCGGGCGGTTGGCCAGATGGCCATTGACGTCTGTGATCACAAGGCTGTCGCGCGTTACGACGGCAATGTCACCCTCTTCCAGATAGGTGATCCGGTCGGTCATCGGGGCCAGAGCGATGGCGTCTGAGCCCACGAACATCTCACCGTCGCCATGGCCCACGGCCAACGGGCTGCCGCGTCGCGCCGCGACCAAAAGATCAGCCTCGCCTTCAAACAGAAAACAAAGCGCATAGGCCCCCTCTAGCCTCGCGATTGTGGCGCGTGCCGCTTCGACCGGGCCCATGCCCTGCTGCATGAAATGATGCGCAAGAAGGGCCACGGTCTCGGTGTCGGTTTCAGTCTCATGGGCGATACCATGCGAGGCCAGTTCTGCCCGCAGCGCCCGGAAATTCTCGATAATGCCATTATGCACCACGGCCACCGGGCCAGAACGGTGCGGATGCGCATTGGCCTCGGTGGGTGCGCCATGTGTGGCCCAGCGGGTATGGCCAATCCCCGCCTTGCCCGCCAAGGGATGATGGACCAGCAGATCGGCCAGATTCACCAGCTTGCCCACCGCGCGGCGGCGATCTAGGCGCCCGTCGTTGATCGTGGCGATCCCGGCGCTGTCATAGCCGCGATATTCCAGCCGCTTGAGCGCTTCAACCAGCAGCGGTGCCGCCTCGTGATCCCCCAGAACTCCGACAATCCCACACATCAGTTTGATCCTTTGTCGCGTTTTCCGGCGCGTGCTTTCAACATATCGAACAGCTTGCGCGCGCGCCCCGGCATGTCCACCTGCGGTGCGCGTGCAATGGCCAGCGCGTCCGGGGCCACATCGCGCGTAATCACCGATCCCGAGCCGGTCATCGCCCCGTCCCCCAGTGTCACCGGGGCCACCAGCATCGTGTTCGAGCCCACGAAAACCCGCGCACCGATCACCGTTTCATGCTTGCTTACACCGTCGTAATTGCAGGTGATGGTGCCCGCGCCGATATTGCTCTCGTCGCCTACACGCGCATCGCCGATGTAGCTCAGGTGATTGACCTTGGCCCCCTCGCCGATCAGCGCATTCTTCACCTCAACGAAATTGCCAATGCGGGCATGTTCCGCCAATTCGGTGCCGGGGCGCAGGCGGGCATAGGGGCCCACCACCGCGCCACGCGCAACATGACAGCCCTCAAGATGTGAAAAGGCGCGGATATGCGCGCCCGTCTCGACCGTGACGCCGGGGCCAAAGACCACATAAGGCTCGACCAGACTATCGCGGCCCAGCCATGTGTCATAGGCAAACTGCACCGTATCGGGCGCGACAAGCGTCACGCCGGTTTCCAGCGCCTCTGCCCGTTTGCGCGTCTGAAACGCGGCCTCGGCCCGTGCGAGTTCGGCGCGGGAATTGATGCCCATCGTCTCGGCCTCGTCGCAGGTGACAACGGTTGCCGATAACCCCCGCGCCCGCGCCAGACCCACGATGTCGGTCAGGTAATACTCGCCCGCCGCATTCGCATTGCCCACCTCTGAAATCAGATCGAAAAGTAGCGCTGCCGGTGCCAGAACCACGCCGCTATTGCAGAGCGTGATCGCGCGCTCGGCCTCGGTCGCATCCTTGAATTCGACAATTTTAACAAGGTCTTGTCCCTGCATCACCAACCGGCCATAGCGGCCCGGATCAGCCGCCTTGAACCCCAGCACAACAATGTCATGGGCGCTGCGCGCCGCTTGCATCCGTTCCAGCGTTTCAGGCTGAACAAAGGGTGTGTCGCCATAGAGCACCAGCGCATCGCCCGGATAATCCACCAGACGCGGCGCGGCTTGCGCCACCGCATGCGCGGTGCCCAGTTGCTCGGACTGGATCACGATCTCTGCGGTCTCGTCAAAGTCATGGGCCGCTGCACGCACCGCCTCGGCCCCGTGCCCGGCCACCACGATCACTTGATCTGGCTCCAGCGTCGCACCCGCCTGCATGGCATGCCCTAGCATCGGCGCGCCGCCGATAGGATGCAGCACTTTGGGAAGGTCGGAATTCATCCGCGTCCCCTGACCTGCTGCCAATATGATCAGTGCCGTCGCCATTGTGCGCCCTTTGCCCGTATGCCTGTCCGTTTTATCCGGTTGCGGCACAGGTGCAAGGGTGGGGGCTGGCTCAGCTAAAAATCGCCAAGATTATCGACAATTTTAACCTCTCCTTCACGCCAACCGGGTGCTGTAGTCCTGCTGCAACCCATTGCAGCGCAAGGAGGTGAGGAAACTGAGAGAACCCGACTTTCGGAAATGGATGGTTTTACTTGCAGCGGGCACGCTGCTCGTTGGGATCATCCGGCTCTTGATGGGGATCTAACCCCCTGAAAGAAAAGACCCTGCGGAGTAGCAGCTCCGCAGGGTCACGTTTTCGGTGAGGACACTGAAAACCGATTTTCGGATGTCCTGCTTATACCCCAATCCTTACCAAAAAGTAAAGCTGCGCCGGTGCCCCATGCAAAACGCCGCCCCAAAGGGCGGCGTTTGTCGTATCCGGCTGGAAACAGGGTTTAGAACCCGAGGCCAGCGTATTTGTTCTTGAACTTGGACACACGGCCACCGGCATCCATCAGACGCGAGCTGCCACCGGTCCAGGCGGGGTGCACCGTGGGGTCGATGTCAAGCGACAGCGTGTCGCCCTCTTTGCCATAGGTCGAGCGCATCTGAACGATGGTGCCGTCGGTCATCTTGACGTCGATGACGTGATAATCGGGGTGGATGTCTTTTTTCATCGTACCAATCCTTACGCGGAAGCGCCCGATTGGGCCTTGTAGTTGGAATCCTCTGCAATACGCGCAGACTTGCCGCGACGCGAGCGCAGGTAATACAGCTTGGCGCGACGTACGCGACCACGGCGAACAACCTCGATGTTGTCGATGTTGGTCGAATAGAGCGGGAACATACGTTCCACACCTTCGCCAAAGGAAATCTTGCGGACTGTGAATGAACCGGCGATGCCCTTGCCATTCTTCCGGCTGATGCAGACGCCTTCAAAGTTCTGAACGCGGCTACGGGTGCCTTCGGTCACTTTGTAACCGACGCGGATCGTGTCGCCGGCTTTGAAATCGGGAATGGTCTTCCCGAGGGCGGCAATCTGTTCCGCCTCCAACTGAGCGATAATATCCATCGCTTCTCTCCTGATTTGCTTGCGGTTTTTCCCGCAAAGATGTCTCGCGTCCTCAGAGCTCTTGGTCTTCTTCCGGGTCCGCAGATGCGCCCGCCAGAGTTCAGGTCGTCCTTGTCTGTGATCCGTTTGCCGGGGCTGCCGCAGGCGACCGAAGAAAGTCTGGCGGGAGATTTAGCCAATAACAAACGCACCCGGAGCCGCAACCGATTCCAAGCAAGGCGGTGTATAGGCGCAAGCGTGGGCTGGATCAAGCCTTGTCAGGATGGGTTCTGCGGTGTTTTTCCCACAGATCGGGGCGTCGTTCGGCGGTCAGCCGCTCGGACATCGCGCGCCGCCATTCCGCCACCTTGGCGTGATCGCCAGAGGTCAATACCTCGGGGATGACCCGGCCCATCCATTCGGCGGGGCGGGTATAGTGCGGATGCTCCAGCAACCCGTTGGAATGACTTTCTTCTTCCGTGCTCTCGGCATTGCCCAGAACACCGGGCAACAGGCGCACACAGGCGTCGATCATCGCCTGCGCGGCTATTTCACCGCCGGTCATTACGAAATCGCCCAAGGACACCTCTTGGATGCCATAATGCTCGATCACGCGCTCATCCAGCCCCTCGAACCGGCCACAAATAAGGGTGACACCGGGGCGTTGCGACAGGTCTTGTGCCATGGCCTGATCAAACCTACGACCACGCGGGCTCAGGTAAATCAGCGGCCAGCCGGGCGGGGTGCCCGCCATCACCTCGTCAATCGCACGCCCCATCACATCGGCGCGGATCACCATGCCCGCGCCACCCCCGGCGGGCGTATCATCGACATTGCGATGTTTGCCCTCGCCATAGGGGCGCAAGTCAATGGCATCGAGCGCCCAGAGACCGTTTTGCAGCGCACGTCCTGTCAGGCTCTCGCCCAACACACCGGGAAAGGCTTGTGGGACAAGGGTAATCACCCGCGCTGTCCAAACCCCCGCCAGTTCCGGCGTGGGCGTGATCAATTCACGCGGGGTCATGGTGGCACGGATGGATTTGCGCCCGTGCGAGCGGGGTGTGCCGCTCATATCAGGCCTTCGGGCGGATCGGCGATGATGCGCCCTGCGGCCAGATCGACGGTCGGCACCGCTTCGGTGGTAAAGGGCAACAGGATGGTTGCAGACATCCCCGGCGCATGGATTTCCAGAATGTCGGACGCGCCGTGGTTGAGCACGGCCTTGACCCGCCCCAATACCGCGCCGCCGGTGTCATACACCTCAAGCCCGATCAGATCAGCGTGATAGAACTCATCATCCGGCAGATTGGGCAATTGCGCGCGCAGCGCATAGAGCCGAATGCCGCGCAGCGCATCGGCGGCCTCTTTGGTGCTGATGCCAGAAAGTTGCGCGGTCAAACCGTTGGTGGTCTGGCCCGTCAGGGTCACGTCAAAGGCGCGTGCGCCATCCTCGGTGCTCAGCGGGCTATAGGCCGCGATGTCTTCGGGCATGGCGGTAAAGCTCTTGAGCCGCACCTCGCCACGCACGCCGAATGCGCCGCCGATGGCGCCTACGCAAATGCGGTCACTGTCGCTCATGGGGTTGTCTCCGGTTGTGCGGATAGGGGGATGATCCGCTCAATTCCCTTGATGCGCAACAGGGTCATGCTCAGCGCACCTCGGTTGGCAGGGTGGGACGGCGGGTTTCCCATCCGGCCAGCTCTAATTCGGGTGTGTCGCTCGCGGTCTCGGGCCAGCCGACGCACAGATAGGCCACCAGCGCCCAGTCAGCGGGCACTTCAAGATCGCGCGACAACTGCTCAGGATCGAGGATCGACACCCAACCCACGCCCAGGCCCTGCGCGCGCGCCGCCAGCCAGAAATGCGTGATCGCGCCCACCACCGAATAGCGGCGCATCTCTGGCATGGTGCCCGCCCCCAGACCCGCGCCCTTGTCGGTTGCCTCTTCGCAATAAATCGCCAGTTGCACCGGGGCGTCTTGCATCCCCGATAGCTTCAAGCCCGCGTAAACGCGCGCCTTGTCGCTCTCATAGCCCGCCAACGCCTGCGCATTGGCTGTGGTGAAATTCTCTAGCGCCGCAGCGCGCGCGCCGGGCGATTGCACCCGGATCACGCGCCATGGTTCGCTCAGCCCCACAGAGGGCGATAGAAGAAAGGTGTCGAGGCAGTCTTGCAAGACAGCCTCTTCCACCGCGTCCCGGCGAAAGCGGCGCACATCGCGCCGCCATCGCATGAGATCGCGCAGACCGGTCTGGAAGTCCTTGGAAAATTGCGACATTCCAGCGCCTTTCCAGTCTTATTCCTCGGCGGCTGCCTCTTCGGCAGGGGCGTTGGCGGCCTCGGCCTTGGCGGCTTTCTCGGCAGCGCGCTCTTGCGCTTTCTTGCCCGGAACGGCCTTTTTCAGGTTGGCACGCTCTTTCTTGGCAACAATACCTGCGGCTTCCAGCATGCGGCTGATGCGGTCGGTCGGCTGTGCGCCCTGTGCCAGCCAGTGCTGAACGCGCTCGATGTCCATCTTGACGCGATCTTCGCTGTCTTTCGGCAGGAGCGGGTTATAGGTGCCCAGCTTCTCGATAAAGCGGCCATCGCGCGGCATGCGGCTGTCGGCCGCGACGATGCGGTAGAAAGGACGCTTTTTGCTGCCACCACGGGCGAGACGGATTTTCATGGCCATTTGATATTCTCCTTATAATGGCGTGGGTTTGGCGGGGCTCAGGCCCACCTTACGATTGGTGCTTCTGGTGATGTCGGATCACCTCGGCGATGATGAAGTTCA
The nucleotide sequence above comes from Roseovarius mucosus. Encoded proteins:
- the bluB gene encoding 5,6-dimethylbenzimidazole synthase is translated as MSQFSKDFQTGLRDLMRWRRDVRRFRRDAVEEAVLQDCLDTFLLSPSVGLSEPWRVIRVQSPGARAAALENFTTANAQALAGYESDKARVYAGLKLSGMQDAPVQLAIYCEEATDKGAGLGAGTMPEMRRYSVVGAITHFWLAARAQGLGVGWVSILDPEQLSRDLEVPADWALVAYLCVGWPETASDTPELELAGWETRRPTLPTEVR
- the rpsP gene encoding 30S ribosomal protein S16, producing the protein MAMKIRLARGGSKKRPFYRIVAADSRMPRDGRFIEKLGTYNPLLPKDSEDRVKMDIERVQHWLAQGAQPTDRISRMLEAAGIVAKKERANLKKAVPGKKAQERAAEKAAKAEAANAPAEEAAAEE